A stretch of DNA from Gaiellales bacterium:
CCGGCCACCTGGACGAACCCGGTCGGGCGGTGGATCGCGCCCGGCACGAGCCCGTCGACGGCGAAGAGCCGGTCGATCGACGGGTTGGCCGCGACGCACAGGATCACCGCAGCGCCTCGCGTGCCTCGGCCAGCGTCGGCTGGGCGGCGGTGCCGCCCAGCGCCCGCGTCGAGAGCGCCCCGCACGCGCAGGCCAGGGCGAGCGCCGCCGGCACCGGCTCGCCGGCCATGCGGGCGGCCAGGAACCCGGCGTCGAAGCTATCGCCGGCGCCGGTCGCGTCGACGAGGTCCACCTCGGGCGCGGCCGCCTCGACGACCTTGTCGCCCTTGCGGGCGAGCGCGCCGCGCGCGCCCCGCTTGACGACGACCAGCCGGCACCCGGCGGCCTTGAGGGCCGCATCCTCCTGCTCGTTCACGAAGAGCACGTCGACCTGCGCCGCCAGCCGGGCGAGGAGCGCGGTGTCGCCGCCGCCGGGATCGCCCTGAGGGTCGAGCGAGACCGTCAGGCCGGCCTCGTGCGCCTCCGCGACGAGGCCGTCGAGGCCCGGCCGCAGGCCGTCCAGCAGGTGGAACGAGGCCACGTGCAGGTGCCGCGATGCGCGCAGCAGGTCACGGTCGATCGCCGCCGCGGTGAGCGCCGGGATCACGCCGGGCGCGGTCAGGATGGCGCGGTCGTCGCCACGCACCATGGCGACCGTGACGCCCGTCGGCTGCGCCGGGTCGATGACGCAGCCGGAGACGTCGACGCCGCGGTCGGCCAGCGCGTCCAGCATGAACGTGCCGAAAAGGTCGCTGCCGACGGTGCCGACGAACGCCGTGTCGAGGCCGAGCCTGGCGGCGCCGCAGGCCGCGATCGCCGCCGACCCGCCGACCACCAGCCGGGCCGAGTCGACCAGCTTCTCGCGCTGGCCGAACTCCGGCTCGACGTCGCCCCCGACGAGCAGCAGGTCGGGGTTGCAGTCGCCCACCACGAGCAGGTCGAACGCCATCGCCTGCCTACTGTACGAGGGCGAGCAGCTCGGAGAGGCGCCGGCGGGCCGCTCCGGCCAGGAACGAGCGCCGCGCGCCGGCGTCCATGACGACGCACTCCTTCCAGATCGAGCGGCCGGCGATGAACCCGGAGGCGCCGCCGGCGAGCGCGTGCCGCAGCTGCCCGACGAACGTGTCGTGGTCGACGCCGGCGGAGAGCAGCGCCCACGGCACGCCGAGCGAGGAGGTGATCGCCGCACACGCGGCCTCGTCCCCCGGATACTCGAGCTTGAGGTGGCGGGCGCCGCAGGCCTCGGCCAGCTGGGCGCCGCCCCGGATCAGGTCGGCCCGCCGCCTCTGAAACGCCCCCTCGGGCTCGTCGTCGAGCCGGTAGACGAGCGTCTCGACCACGAGCAGGAGGTCGTTGGCGGCGCAGTCGGCCACCGCGGCCCGGATGACCCGGCCGTTCTCG
This window harbors:
- a CDS encoding carbohydrate kinase family protein encodes the protein MAFDLLVVGDCNPDLLLVGGDVEPEFGQREKLVDSARLVVGGSAAIAACGAARLGLDTAFVGTVGSDLFGTFMLDALADRGVDVSGCVIDPAQPTGVTVAMVRGDDRAILTAPGVIPALTAAAIDRDLLRASRHLHVASFHLLDGLRPGLDGLVAEAHEAGLTVSLDPQGDPGGGDTALLARLAAQVDVLFVNEQEDAALKAAGCRLVVVKRGARGALARKGDKVVEAAAPEVDLVDATGAGDSFDAGFLAARMAGEPVPAALALACACGALSTRALGGTAAQPTLAEAREALR